In the genome of Flavobacterium panacagri, one region contains:
- a CDS encoding queuosine precursor transporter codes for MFKTRKEIVFVILAGIFITNAVVAELIGGKLIQVGPFVMSIGILPWPIVFLTTDLINEYFGEKGVKKLSFITACLIAYAFLILFMAITIPAAKGISPVNDDQFQAVFGQSMWIIVGSLIAFMASQLIDVWIFWFFKNRTGEKKIWLRATGSTVISQLFDSFIVLGIAFWLPGKIDFDTFISSGLIGYTFKLAIAILLTPAIYLGHHLIKKYLENDKHHKNQEQ; via the coding sequence ATGTTTAAAACCAGAAAAGAGATTGTTTTTGTAATTCTTGCAGGAATATTTATCACGAATGCTGTTGTAGCAGAGCTTATTGGAGGAAAATTAATTCAGGTTGGGCCTTTTGTAATGAGTATAGGAATTCTCCCTTGGCCGATCGTTTTTCTGACAACCGATTTAATTAATGAATATTTCGGCGAAAAAGGAGTAAAAAAACTTTCTTTTATCACGGCCTGTTTAATTGCCTATGCTTTTCTGATTCTATTTATGGCCATTACTATTCCGGCCGCAAAAGGAATCAGTCCTGTCAATGACGATCAATTTCAAGCTGTTTTTGGACAGAGTATGTGGATTATTGTCGGAAGTTTAATTGCCTTTATGGCCTCGCAACTAATTGACGTCTGGATTTTCTGGTTTTTCAAAAACAGAACAGGAGAAAAGAAAATATGGCTGAGAGCTACAGGTTCTACAGTAATTTCACAATTATTTGATTCGTTTATTGTTCTTGGAATTGCTTTTTGGCTTCCCGGAAAAATTGATTTTGACACTTTTATTTCTTCAGGATTAATTGGCTACACTTTCAAATTAGCCATTGCCATTTTATTAACTCCCGCCATTTACTTGGGACATCACTTAATTAAAAAGTATTTGGAAAACGATAAGCACCATAAAAATCAGGAACAATAG
- a CDS encoding M3 family metallopeptidase — protein MEKETNPLLQEWSGPYGGVPDFTKYKIADFKPAIEFAIQEKLEEIDSIANNLEKPTFDNTVKALELSGEKLDRIHAVYGIYRSNLSSPEFNVVDTEMSPKLAEISDKLYQNEKLFLRIEELYKSEESKNLDSEQQRLLWLYYTDFVREGAELNKEDKSEVAKINQELAGLFTLFSQELLAEENDQYLELHSESDLEGLPEEFKNAAIAEAKERKLNVLACIGNTRSSIEPFLTFSNQRNLREKAFDIFVKRGDNDNSNNTNETLVSILELRAKKAKILGFKNFAEWSLSNKMAKDPQKTLDLMHSVWKPAVEKVKNDVSAMQELVNKEGGNFKIQPWDYRYYAEKVRKAKYDLDQNEIKQYLQLENLREGMFWTAGELFDLGFKQLFDVPVYHSDVRVWEVNHKNTGEVVGLWYFDPYARVGKRSGAWMNSHRDQQKISGKVLPIVSNNCNFIKGNATDPVLISWDDATTLFHEFGHALHGLCSNVTYPSLSGTSVARDYVEFPSQLLEHWLATPEVLNKFALHYKTNEPLSQSLVDRIGQAANFNEGFATVETISSSFVDMMLHLTTEKVNPHQFEKQILAAINMPSEIVMRHRIPQFAHIFSSDGYAAGYYSYLWADVINADAYEAFLEGKGPFDKEVSKRLYDIVLSAGNTVDNEKMYEDFRGHAPKSDALMRARNFPVEN, from the coding sequence ATGGAAAAAGAAACTAATCCGTTACTTCAGGAATGGTCAGGGCCTTATGGAGGCGTGCCGGATTTTACAAAATATAAAATTGCTGATTTTAAGCCAGCCATTGAATTTGCTATTCAGGAAAAATTGGAAGAAATTGATTCTATTGCAAACAATTTAGAAAAACCGACTTTTGATAATACAGTGAAAGCTTTAGAGCTTTCAGGAGAAAAACTGGATCGCATTCATGCGGTTTATGGAATTTATAGATCTAATTTAAGCAGTCCGGAATTTAATGTAGTCGATACGGAAATGTCTCCAAAATTGGCTGAGATTAGCGATAAACTCTATCAAAATGAGAAACTGTTTTTAAGGATAGAAGAATTGTATAAATCAGAAGAAAGTAAAAACTTGGATTCTGAACAACAGCGTTTGCTTTGGTTGTATTACACTGATTTTGTTAGAGAAGGAGCAGAGTTGAATAAAGAAGATAAATCAGAAGTAGCAAAAATTAATCAGGAACTTGCCGGACTTTTTACGCTTTTCAGTCAAGAACTACTGGCAGAAGAAAATGATCAGTATTTGGAACTGCATTCAGAAAGTGATTTGGAAGGACTTCCTGAAGAATTTAAAAATGCGGCAATTGCCGAAGCAAAGGAAAGGAAATTGAATGTTTTGGCTTGTATCGGAAACACCAGATCTTCCATTGAACCTTTTTTGACTTTTTCTAATCAAAGAAATTTAAGAGAAAAAGCGTTTGATATTTTTGTGAAAAGAGGTGATAATGATAATTCAAATAATACAAATGAAACTCTTGTTTCAATTTTAGAGTTAAGAGCCAAGAAAGCAAAAATATTAGGGTTCAAGAATTTTGCTGAGTGGAGTTTGTCTAATAAAATGGCAAAAGATCCTCAGAAAACATTGGATTTAATGCATTCGGTTTGGAAACCAGCTGTCGAAAAAGTAAAAAACGATGTTTCGGCTATGCAGGAATTGGTGAATAAAGAAGGCGGGAATTTTAAAATTCAACCTTGGGATTATCGCTATTATGCCGAGAAAGTCCGTAAAGCAAAATATGATTTAGATCAAAACGAAATTAAGCAATATCTGCAGTTAGAGAATTTGCGTGAAGGAATGTTTTGGACAGCAGGAGAGTTGTTTGATCTTGGTTTTAAACAATTATTTGATGTTCCTGTTTATCATTCAGATGTTCGAGTTTGGGAGGTCAATCATAAAAATACGGGAGAAGTTGTAGGTTTGTGGTATTTTGATCCTTACGCGCGAGTAGGTAAGCGATCGGGAGCCTGGATGAACTCTCATAGAGATCAGCAGAAAATAAGCGGAAAAGTGCTTCCGATTGTTTCTAATAATTGCAATTTCATAAAAGGAAATGCCACCGATCCAGTTTTAATTTCCTGGGATGATGCAACAACTTTGTTTCATGAATTTGGTCACGCTTTACATGGATTGTGTTCTAATGTGACGTATCCGAGTTTATCAGGAACTTCGGTTGCAAGAGATTATGTAGAATTTCCTTCGCAATTGTTAGAACATTGGCTGGCAACTCCAGAAGTGTTGAATAAGTTTGCACTGCATTATAAAACTAATGAACCTTTATCACAATCATTAGTAGATCGAATAGGACAAGCGGCTAATTTTAATGAAGGTTTTGCAACTGTAGAAACGATTTCAAGTTCGTTTGTAGATATGATGTTGCATTTAACTACAGAAAAAGTGAATCCGCATCAATTTGAAAAGCAGATTTTGGCAGCAATTAATATGCCGTCAGAAATTGTAATGCGACATAGAATTCCACAGTTTGCCCATATTTTTTCAAGTGACGGATATGCAGCAGGATACTATAGTTATTTATGGGCCGATGTAATCAATGCCGATGCTTATGAAGCATTTTTAGAAGGAAAAGGGCCTTTTGATAAAGAAGTCTCCAAACGCCTTTATGATATTGTTCTAAGCGCAGGAAATACGGTAGATAATGAAAAAATGTATGAAGATTTTAGAGGACATGCTCCAAAATCTGATGCTTTGATGCGTGCCAGAAATTTTCCAGTTGAAAATTAA
- the tsf gene encoding translation elongation factor Ts: protein MATITAADVNKLRQSTGAGMMDCKKALVEAEGDFDKAIQILREKGQKVAANRSDRESSEGAAVSFINADNTKGAILTLNCETDFVGKNEAFVTLAKDLVEKAINFSTKEELLASDFNGITVAEKLIEQTGVIGEKIEIGGFEILEGAFVGSYVHVNKIAALTAISAPVANAEALTKDISMQVASMGADTLSYKDFDPAFVESELAARIAVIEKDNEEAKRLGKTLKNVPKYISFSQLTPEVIKQAEEDAKTELKAEGKPEQIWDKILPGKVQRFISDNTSLDQEKALLDQNFIKDDSKKVGDYVKGFNVEITGFKRVTLG from the coding sequence ATGGCAACAATTACTGCTGCAGACGTAAATAAATTAAGACAATCTACAGGTGCCGGAATGATGGACTGTAAAAAAGCTTTAGTTGAAGCTGAAGGAGATTTCGATAAAGCGATACAAATCCTTAGAGAAAAAGGACAAAAAGTTGCTGCTAACCGTTCTGACCGTGAGTCTTCTGAAGGAGCTGCTGTTTCTTTTATCAATGCAGACAACACTAAAGGAGCTATCCTTACTTTAAACTGCGAAACTGACTTCGTAGGTAAAAACGAAGCTTTCGTAACTTTAGCTAAAGATTTAGTTGAAAAAGCGATCAACTTCTCTACTAAAGAAGAATTATTAGCTTCTGATTTCAACGGAATCACTGTTGCTGAGAAATTAATCGAGCAAACTGGTGTTATCGGTGAAAAAATCGAAATCGGTGGTTTTGAAATTTTAGAAGGTGCTTTCGTTGGATCTTATGTTCACGTTAACAAAATTGCTGCTTTAACTGCAATTTCTGCTCCAGTTGCTAACGCTGAAGCTTTAACAAAAGACATCTCTATGCAAGTTGCTTCTATGGGAGCTGACACATTATCTTACAAAGATTTTGATCCTGCTTTCGTTGAATCTGAACTTGCTGCTCGTATTGCTGTAATTGAAAAAGACAATGAAGAAGCAAAACGTTTAGGAAAAACTTTAAAAAATGTTCCTAAATACATCTCTTTCTCTCAATTAACTCCTGAAGTTATCAAACAAGCAGAAGAAGATGCTAAAACTGAATTAAAAGCTGAAGGTAAACCAGAGCAAATCTGGGACAAAATCCTTCCAGGAAAAGTTCAACGTTTCATTTCTGACAACACTTCTTTAGATCAAGAAAAAGCTTTACTTGATCAAAACTTCATCAAAGATGACAGTAAAAAAGTTGGTGATTACGTAAAAGGATTCAACGTTGAAATCACAGGTTTCAAAAGAGTTACTTTAGGTTAA
- the rpsB gene encoding 30S ribosomal protein S2 yields the protein MANKIEVKELLEAGVHFGHMTRKWDPNMAPYIYMERNGIHIINLYKTAAKIEEANEALKKIAASGRKILFVATKKQAKDIVADKAKAANMPYITERWPGGMLTNFVTIRKAVKKMSSIDKMKKDGTFNTLSKKERLQVDRLRAKLEKNLGSIADMSRLPAALFVVDIKAEHIAIKEAQKLNIPVFAMVDTNSDPREVDYVIPANDDASKSIDKILSLVTTAVIEGLSDRGAEKEVEAAEEAPAVEAEAAPATETEE from the coding sequence ATGGCAAACAAAATAGAAGTAAAAGAATTACTAGAAGCAGGTGTTCACTTCGGACACATGACTAGAAAATGGGATCCAAACATGGCTCCTTACATTTATATGGAGCGTAATGGTATTCACATTATCAATCTATATAAAACTGCAGCTAAAATTGAAGAAGCTAACGAAGCTTTGAAAAAAATCGCTGCATCAGGTAGAAAAATTTTATTCGTAGCTACCAAAAAACAAGCAAAAGACATCGTTGCTGATAAAGCAAAAGCTGCAAACATGCCTTACATCACTGAAAGATGGCCAGGTGGTATGTTGACTAACTTCGTAACTATTAGAAAGGCAGTTAAAAAAATGTCTTCTATCGATAAAATGAAGAAAGATGGTACTTTCAACACTTTATCTAAAAAAGAGCGTTTACAAGTTGATCGTCTACGTGCTAAATTAGAGAAAAACTTAGGTTCAATTGCTGATATGTCTAGACTACCTGCAGCATTGTTCGTAGTAGATATCAAAGCTGAACACATCGCAATAAAAGAAGCTCAAAAATTAAACATTCCAGTTTTCGCAATGGTTGATACGAATTCTGACCCAAGAGAGGTTGATTACGTGATTCCTGCAAATGATGATGCTTCTAAATCAATTGACAAAATTTTATCTTTAGTGACTACTGCAGTAATCGAAGGTCTTTCTGACAGAGGTGCTGAAAAAGAAGTTGAAGCTGCTGAAGAAGCTCCTGCTGTTGAGGCTGAAGCTGCTCCTGCAACTGAAACTGAAGAATAA
- the rpsI gene encoding 30S ribosomal protein S9: MGVIHKIGRRKTAVARVYVSEGTGNITVNKKEFATYFPTATLQYKVLQPLSMTENAGNFDVKVNVYGGGTTGQAEAVRMALARVMCEVNAENRAILKPEGLLTRDPRMVERKKFGQKKARKRFQFSKR; the protein is encoded by the coding sequence ATGGGAGTTATTCACAAAATCGGTAGAAGAAAAACCGCTGTTGCACGTGTATACGTTTCTGAAGGAACTGGAAACATCACTGTAAACAAAAAAGAATTCGCAACTTACTTTCCAACTGCAACTTTACAGTACAAAGTTTTACAACCGCTTTCTATGACAGAAAATGCTGGTAACTTTGACGTAAAAGTAAACGTTTACGGAGGTGGTACAACTGGTCAAGCAGAAGCTGTAAGAATGGCATTAGCACGCGTAATGTGTGAAGTTAACGCTGAAAACAGAGCTATCCTTAAACCAGAAGGTTTATTAACAAGAGACCCAAGAATGGTTGAACGTAAGAAATTCGGTCAGAAGAAAGCTCGTAAGAGATTCCAATTCTCTAAACGTTAA
- the rplM gene encoding 50S ribosomal protein L13 has product MDALSYKTVSANKATVTKEWIVVDAEGHNLGRLASKVAMILRGKYKPSYTPHVDCGDNVIVINSEKINLTGTKMNDKIYMRHTGYPGGQRTLTAKVLQAKNPAALVEKAVKGMLPKNKLGAELFRNLNVVVGAEHKHGAQKPRTVNLNDLK; this is encoded by the coding sequence ATGGACGCATTAAGCTACAAAACAGTTTCAGCAAACAAAGCCACTGTAACTAAAGAGTGGATTGTTGTTGACGCTGAAGGTCATAACTTAGGACGTCTTGCTTCTAAAGTTGCAATGATCTTAAGAGGTAAGTACAAGCCAAGTTACACACCGCACGTTGACTGTGGAGATAACGTAATTGTTATCAACTCAGAGAAAATTAACCTTACAGGTACAAAAATGAATGACAAAATTTACATGCGTCATACAGGTTACCCAGGAGGACAAAGAACTTTAACTGCTAAAGTATTGCAAGCTAAAAATCCAGCTGCATTAGTAGAAAAAGCTGTAAAAGGTATGTTACCTAAAAACAAATTAGGTGCTGAACTTTTTAGAAATCTAAATGTTGTTGTAGGAGCTGAGCACAAACACGGAGCTCAAAAACCTAGAACTGTTAACCTAAATGATCTTAAGTAA
- a CDS encoding ferritin-like domain-containing protein produces the protein MNILKFIESFTDDNLINSTGSRRDSFSQFGNIGKNLALASIPFGLSALANKAFAKDITATPATPIGALQFALTLEYLENEFYAMALDSGVIPASENGGRDLKVFQQIAAHESDHVKFLIAGLGGTASANFVPKPTFDFTVGGAFNPFGDYPTFLALAQAFEDTGVRAYKGQAANLITTPDLLTAALQIHSVEARHASEVRRLRGLKGWISNSERGAGMPAATQAVYDGEGVTMQAGFNTATAFGAAAGSEAYDEPLTTQQVVDIANIFIV, from the coding sequence ATGAACATTTTAAAATTTATAGAATCCTTTACTGATGACAATTTAATAAATAGCACTGGTTCTCGCAGAGACAGTTTTTCTCAGTTTGGAAATATCGGAAAAAATTTAGCTTTGGCATCAATCCCATTCGGTTTGTCTGCTCTTGCAAATAAAGCTTTTGCTAAAGACATAACAGCAACACCTGCAACTCCAATCGGAGCACTTCAGTTTGCCTTAACTTTAGAATATCTTGAAAACGAATTTTATGCTATGGCATTGGATTCTGGGGTAATTCCTGCTTCTGAAAATGGCGGGAGAGACTTAAAAGTTTTTCAACAAATAGCAGCACACGAATCTGACCATGTAAAATTCTTAATTGCAGGATTGGGCGGAACAGCAAGTGCTAACTTTGTTCCAAAACCAACTTTTGATTTTACAGTTGGAGGGGCATTTAATCCTTTTGGAGATTATCCAACCTTTCTAGCTCTTGCGCAAGCTTTTGAAGATACTGGAGTTCGAGCCTATAAAGGACAAGCTGCAAATCTCATTACCACACCCGATTTATTAACTGCTGCATTACAAATCCATTCTGTTGAAGCTCGTCATGCATCTGAAGTTAGAAGACTTAGAGGTTTAAAAGGTTGGATTTCTAATTCAGAACGAGGTGCCGGTATGCCAGCGGCAACACAAGCAGTTTATGATGGTGAAGGTGTAACAATGCAGGCGGGATTCAATACAGCTACCGCTTTTGGCGCAGCAGCAGGCTCAGAAGCTTATGATGAACCACTTACAACCCAACAAGTAGTTGATATAGCTAATATATTTATTGTATAA
- a CDS encoding ferritin-like domain-containing protein, which translates to MKNEVKIHEVDPSLNSRRSFLKLSGLTLVTTGLVLAGCSDNDDNNNMEDTSLPGVRNGVFDLGSGDFGVLTYAYALEQLEADFYTKVVNASSFNTVFNSIEREVLTDLYHHEVVHRDFFKAALTGALPDPSSQLLPTLAFNYGSLNFNSRTEVLATAKALEDTGVAAYNGAGKLIKTADYLLLAGKIVSVEARHASAIRSLINPNSKDFAGDDIVNMSTGLDDAKDPSKILPIAANFITTKFTAKYLP; encoded by the coding sequence ATGAAAAACGAAGTTAAAATTCATGAAGTTGACCCTTCACTGAATAGCAGAAGGAGCTTTCTTAAGCTTAGCGGATTAACATTAGTAACCACTGGTTTGGTTCTAGCTGGATGCAGCGACAATGATGATAACAATAATATGGAAGACACTTCCTTACCCGGAGTAAGAAATGGTGTTTTCGATTTGGGCTCAGGAGATTTTGGTGTATTAACTTACGCTTATGCTCTCGAACAATTAGAAGCCGACTTTTACACTAAAGTTGTTAACGCCAGCAGTTTTAATACTGTATTTAATTCTATTGAACGTGAAGTTCTAACCGATTTATACCATCATGAAGTTGTTCATAGAGATTTTTTTAAAGCAGCTTTAACTGGAGCACTTCCCGATCCTAGTTCACAATTACTTCCTACTTTAGCCTTTAATTACGGCTCTTTAAATTTTAACAGCCGTACAGAAGTTTTAGCTACAGCGAAAGCATTGGAAGACACAGGCGTTGCTGCTTATAATGGCGCAGGTAAATTAATTAAAACTGCAGACTATCTATTATTGGCAGGAAAAATTGTTTCTGTTGAAGCCAGACATGCATCAGCCATAAGAAGTTTAATTAATCCGAATTCTAAAGATTTTGCCGGAGATGATATTGTAAATATGTCAACAGGTTTAGACGATGCAAAAGACCCATCTAAAATACTGCCAATTGCAGCCAATTTTATTACTACAAAATTCACTGCTAAATACTTGCCTTAA
- a CDS encoding LacI family DNA-binding transcriptional regulator, with product MKAKATLKQIAKELGVSVSTVSKALNDSPEISEQTKVKIKEYAKLKNYKPNVIGLNLKNRKTKTIGVIIPNILNSFFAKVFSGIEKVADKKGYNVITCISNESLEKEVHTLEMLSNGTIDGFILSVSQEAQKLQDYNHFSEIINDGTPIVMFDRIADEVDCDKVVVDDYDSAINSTQHLINLGCKNIALISSVDNISVGKLRTEGYLKALKDNNIPVNEKIILRTDSEEDMKAKIEGIFDHKIDGIFALDENDSVAALRVSLKKGYRVPEDISIIGFADGILASRRLSPSLTTVSQHGVEIGEVAAKRLIERLEEPEGTISEYETIVIKTKLKERESTRKV from the coding sequence ATGAAAGCTAAAGCAACTCTAAAACAAATTGCGAAAGAACTTGGTGTTTCTGTTTCGACTGTATCTAAAGCATTGAATGACAGTCCGGAAATTAGCGAACAAACGAAGGTGAAGATTAAGGAGTATGCCAAACTCAAAAATTATAAGCCAAATGTTATTGGTCTGAATTTAAAGAATCGTAAAACCAAAACGATTGGAGTGATTATACCTAATATCTTAAACTCTTTCTTTGCGAAAGTTTTTAGTGGTATCGAAAAAGTTGCCGATAAAAAAGGATATAATGTAATTACTTGTATTTCTAATGAATCTCTTGAGAAAGAAGTTCATACATTAGAAATGCTGAGCAATGGAACTATCGACGGATTTATTTTGTCGGTTTCTCAAGAAGCTCAAAAACTTCAAGACTACAATCACTTTTCTGAAATCATAAATGACGGAACACCAATCGTAATGTTTGATCGTATTGCTGATGAAGTAGATTGTGATAAAGTTGTGGTAGATGATTATGATTCTGCTATTAATTCGACACAGCATTTAATTAATCTAGGATGTAAAAATATCGCTCTGATTTCTTCTGTAGATAATATTAGTGTTGGAAAACTAAGAACAGAAGGATATTTGAAAGCTTTGAAAGACAATAATATTCCAGTTAATGAAAAAATTATTCTTCGTACCGATTCTGAAGAAGATATGAAAGCTAAAATCGAAGGTATTTTTGATCATAAAATCGATGGAATTTTTGCTTTGGATGAAAATGATTCGGTTGCAGCATTAAGAGTGAGTTTGAAAAAAGGATATAGAGTTCCGGAAGACATTTCAATTATTGGTTTTGCTGACGGAATTTTAGCTTCCAGACGTTTATCGCCTAGTTTAACAACTGTAAGTCAGCATGGAGTTGAAATTGGAGAAGTAGCGGCTAAAAGATTAATCGAAAGATTAGAAGAACCGGAAGGAACAATTTCTGAATACGAAACAATTGTGATCAAGACAAAGTTGAAAGAACGAGAATCGACTAGAAAAGTGTAA